A single genomic interval of Candidatus Sericytochromatia bacterium harbors:
- a CDS encoding AAA family ATPase yields MHRKKLPIGIQTFAKIREDDHYYVDKTPLALRLVAEGTH; encoded by the coding sequence ATGCATCGCAAGAAGCTGCCCATCGGCATTCAAACCTTCGCCAAGATTCGCGAGGACGACCACTATTACGTGGACAAGACGCCGCTCGCCCTCCGTCTGGTCGCCGAAGGCACCCACT